The following nucleotide sequence is from Cydia pomonella isolate Wapato2018A chromosome 6, ilCydPomo1, whole genome shotgun sequence.
TGGAAaggcaatatttttttctaaaatgctGTCAGGTAACCTAATTATGGGTATTTATGTAGGGTTGTGacgctaaactgtggaatgaacagTGGCTCATGGTTTGTCCGGGCCGATACTACCTTAAAGGTCGACAACACGCtcgggtgtccatgggtgatGGCAATTGCTTGACTTGCCATCAGTTGTTTCGTCTGCTTATTTGCCTCTATCATAACAGTATTGACATATTGGCTCTGTAAGTCAGATCTTGCCTGGTTTCATAAACTCACTATTTAGCTGatgaacaaatccaatattggTCATAATAAAGGTTGAAAAGGCAAATATGTCATACTCTGCACCAGTGGGGAAGGCAACTGTCAAACGATTTTATAGATTGCACCCGTATAAGTTTCTGCTGTTTCAATGCAATTTGACTAGAGTttccaaaataaaaactagaatttGACACTTTTCATATGATTACCAGGGGAAATCATCTGTAACAACTTTGCCTGGCCAACCCCATTGTATCAGACTATGTTgtaaccaaattaaaatgattaataTCTAGCACCATTGCTTTTTTGTTTTAGTCTGGAATAGTGGAACTGGAGGATGACAAGTTTAACATACATAAACAGGACAAGGTGAAAGTGCGGGTGTACTATGAGGCACTGTGTCCGGACTCCAGGCATTTCTTCATGAAACACCTCTGGCCCGTCACAGAAAAACTTTCAGAGTTCCTAGATATAGCACTAATCCCTTATGGAAAAGCAACTGTAAATATTCtgacttaatatttttttttgtttatacaaCCTGATCACTGTAAACTGTTGTTAAGGTTGGAATGGATCCCAGCAGCTATGACTATCCATTCATGGGTACATCAATAGATATTGACCAGAAGAACGGCTGTCAATCTGCAGAAAATACCTAGGATATGTAATTAGCTATTCTATTAACTGGATTTTCCTCGAAATTTTGTCTAGTAGTGGTTTTTATCCCAGAATTTTGCTATCCTTGTAAGACTCAATGTTCATTACAATGTACATATTCATTGCAATCAAACTCTGCCCTTTTTTTAACCAAATAATGTatcatttcttttgtttaataGCTTCAAGGTTTTTTCAAAGGAAATTCatccacatttttttatacaaggttcaaattaaaaataggaaaattttgtatggtgggCCTTACAAGGTttacttattgtttttattatgtccTTTTCTTACCTTAATTTCACTTTGCCCACTTGTGttaatattacagatttatacATTCACGGTCATATTGATAATGTTTATTTCTATAGATAAACATGTGTTGTCCTTGCATAATCATATTTGTTAGAATGTCATAGATATTTCAACCATTAACATACAACATAATATACTCAAACAACCAACATACCCAGGGTCAAACTAATAATTGAATACTTTAATTTGGATGGTTAAttgattatttgtattgtaggtAAATGGTTACTCAAACATATGTTATCAATCATAAagtattcaataataataagatatGCTTATGAgtcttcaattcaattcaattcaattcaatgcatttatttgtcgAAAAGCAGGTAGTGTTACAAACAGGTGTTACATAGAGATAATTAAGTGCTCCACTTTTGGCCATATTAtgaggcatacaaatatttaacgtgAGTGGCGGTGTAGCTCATGAGATTCAATGTAGGTatttgtcatcatcaaaataataaatttcaactatttacatacacatgcttatcaattaatgtaaaaattctaatttttaaatgtcaaattaaggtatatatttaaattatataatttagataatatatgtattacaaaAACATGCATCAAAATAGTTCGCTGTCGTTTAAATATTCGTATATGTCATAGTAGCACTTGgttttcaataaagtttttatcgtAATGCGGAATCTGTTTATCGGTAAAGTTTGTATCGATTCTGGTAgtttgttaaaaaatttaacagccATGCTAAAAATGCATTTTCTAAAAAGTGCGCAATGTGCACGTGGATCTTATGATTTGGACTGTATTACCTTTTCTTTTACagtagatatataaataaatatcactaagacacattaaaaaataatgattgaagtatttttttagacCAAAGAGAAAGACGGAAAGTATTATTTCGACTGTCAACACGGTGAGACTGAGTGCTACGCGAACAAGATCCATGCTTGTTCTATTGAGGCTATAGGAAACATGACAACAGCAGTGAAGTTTACAGAATGTATGATTCTGGATAACAGCGACCCAGATGAAGCTCTCTCAAGGGTAAGCTATTGaaaatactttatatattttactgcCTTACCTTTTGAAGCCTAATTATACAGGGTGGGCCCGAGTAACCCGACAGACTATAAAAAGTTAGGTATACATGTCAACATAGGGCCAATCATGGCTTTctaatatagtatttaaaaaaaaacattcgctAACCAGCGCATTAAcgtaataacaataaacaacTGACTACGAAGTTCACATAACTTTTGCCTGGTAAATGGATTATGCAATttcaaaaaaccggacaagtgcgagtcggactcgcccaccgagggttccgtactttttagtatttgatgttatagcggcaacagaaatacatcatctttcaaaatttcaactgtctagctatcatggttcatgagatacagcctggtgacagacggacggacagcggagtcttagtaatagggtcctgttttaccctttgggtatggaaccctaaaaagagtctGGGCCCTGATGTTGGAgttaatatttatagttaattttatgTAAGGTATCCACAATGTCATGTACCAAACTATTATCAATTGTCATTGTACACCTTAAATACTATATTGTTTTTAGTGTGCAAAAGAGATGAACGTAGACCCAGACCCCATCAGCACGTGTTCATCCAGCGAGCACGGATCGGATCTACTGAAGAAGTACGGAGACGACACGCAGATCATTAACCCATACTTCATTCCAACTATAACTCTCAACGGGTCGATGCCAAAAAAAACTTTGCCCGCGATTCTCAAGAATTTCCTTCTTGAGGTGTGCAAGCGGATTGCCATGCCGCTGCCGCCCCCTTGCTTGTGACGCACCCGACGAAGAAGAGTGAGGCATCAGATGCTAAAGTTAAAAACATACATGTGAAGCCGAAAACTAAGTATTTTGATCATGGACAGTGTGACGTTTTCAGGAGATCGTCAATATTAATGACGTATCAAAAGGTAAAACAGTATCTTTACCGGTTGCTAAATTCATCAGAATTTTGACCATTGGGGTAGGGGTCGGTAAACTTTTTCGAAAAAGAGCCAAACACCTCAAAAATTACCAATAATATGTAGTTCAAAGAGCCACAAGTGTagcgttatttttttgtgtggCTTAAAGAGCCGCATATGACTCGCGAGCCGCGGTTGGCCGATCCCTGAGTTAGGGTAAACTATCCAATGGTTAGAATTAACTTATCCCATCAGCAGCTATTTGTATAGCAACTGTCGccttaaaataaggttgaagGTGCCGACCTTTAGGTGCTGACGGGTAGTTTATCCTACCTTACTGCCATTGACTAAGTGGTAAGTTTTGCGCGACAATGATAAATCTTAAGGCTCAAGTAGACTATTTATACCTACAAGTATTTATTCCGAAGCAATTTATATCTCAAAAGTATTGAGCATTTATTTTATCAGTTATgcattgtttatttaatagCTTGAAATACATTTAAAGCGTTTTACATTGAGCATGCAGTTTGTGTACTTACGAGAACTATTGTGTTTTTTATAACTGAAATGTAcctaaaaatgtcttttaaatttgttttgtgttGATGTAGTTGAGTTTTTCTCAAaacttaagtacctatttcattATGAAATTGCTAAGAAATATTTCGACCAGAAAATACCAAGAAATAATGAACACTCTGTACATCGGTGCTTTTATAGACTCACTACTAATATCTATATACATTAATTCAAACATACAcgagtaattaataaaaactttcaatctgtatataatattatgcgTTCCTCCGTTACAAAGGTTCCTTCtcccatatatttttataagtaggtacctaccgcAATACCTTTGTTTGTGTTACAGAAACATAATTTAGCATAATTGATATTGtaagtctttattatttactcgtctgttattaaagttaatcaaatgattaattaataatttaacgaGAGGAAGATGTACAGTAAATACACACTTTTACAATGCAATCAAGAAAATTAAACTAGTATAATGGTGTGGTCACTTTTACAACACGCACAATTAATTAGACCTATTTTTACACTTACGTTTTTGAACTAAAAAACGTAATAAGTCTATTGAAgtattaattgtttatatacatattcaacTTGAAGACTTTAGATTAATAAGTTGTACCAAATAGTTGTTTTAGAGTCCCATACAGTATGTAAACTTACTATAGGCAAAAATGAAACTTGTCGATATCTAGGTATGTACATTACCATTAGAAGTAAAAAGATTGGACACTTATCTTAAAACATATATAGTTTAAGTCATATTGTAGTTCATTAAGTCTtcctgattaaaaaaaaagaaatacataagCGCATACTGCTTGGCAATAACAACGTAATTGGTGACCGTTGCCCAAGCACAAGCTATTAGTCAAAACAGAAGCATGTAATTacaatgtacagtcacggaatTTGAAGGTTTGTCACTTTTAAGCCATAAGTCCATTACATAGAATCGAAAAGTGATAAAACTTCTAATTCCTGTATGTAGTTCATTCCATCTCTACTAGTTTTTTGCCTTGCGTTCTGTCAGCTTAGTAGGTTACGTACTATATGCCTTAACTTTTATAAGTAGGGTAATTCGGGTCGCACGCACTTAATTTTCTGATCTCcaagaaatttataaaaaatcagGTTGTCGTATGGATGAAACATAAAACTCACAGGAAATTTAATGTCGTTCAATTATTTTAGTAGCTTTACGTTCAATATCAagaatttatctatttatatgtGTTTCAAGTATAAGTCACCATGTCTGAACTCGTGCCCCGTCGAACGGGTAAAAGTACGCATGTAGGGTAATTGTTCGcatcaataaaattttaatgcaatggcctataaaataaaagttattagtaTAATGAATATTAGTCAAATTGTCTGATCAATATCCACTTACTAATTTAAGAATGTTAAATAACTATTAAGACTTTAAGGTATTTTATAGCGATTGATTATTGCAAAACTTGACTTAAATCAACTATAAAGGTTATAATTATACGTCAATAATTATAACTATACGctttattatgtaatttctGGGGTTCTTACTATATTCTgcaatatgaaaaatatatatatttatttcgtatttatttatacaaggaattccaacagctataaaagataaattaaactttttagtaGTTCACCATACAGACAcattaaatttctttttttattttgtattaaggtAGTAGCAGTATTGGGGTTACGTGCGAACTTTTAACGTCGTACTCTTACCCCAGACAGCAAAATAATTATACGATAGGTCATAACTCTTATGTAAGTTGTACACACTTCCCCAGCAAAGATAATGAAGATATTATTAACCGTTTTTCTTTAACGCAAGGTGTGTCGAACTGCTTTCACTTTGCGTCCGCACCTCACGTGGTTCCAAAATGTTGACATATCTAATCCTGCTAATACACACTTTGCTCTAATCACCACTgcggagaacggcacaccgcgATCTCTTACCCCCAGCGTGCTCTTACCCCGAACCGGATGACTATAAtaattacgagtaggtatatataattattttaactactTAGATATCAATAATGTATTACTAAGTAAGTCGTAACAAGTTCCTCTTGACTTCgtaatgtcttaattttttagTAGAggctttttatgtattttatttattacttaggAATGACGAAGGGcagcatttaattttaaatattctacATTTAGTGTATTATTGTATAACATCTATAATCATAGTAATAAAACAcagttatagatcgtgtcattcacgacgacgcgtgccttgaatcgtattctcatgttattaaaggttatatttgacaactctGCGCGTgatgtggatgacacgaactacataTAGGAACGTTACGGGTTATATTAACGCGAAAATAACTCTGTCTTTATGTATGTTTGTTATCATCATGCACGAAGATGAAGTGGCGGGAAGAAGCTAGTTctatatattttagtaaaacTAAGCTATTTTTTGCAGTGTGGACTGTAATgtatagtaggtacttatattttgCTCAAGTTGCTCTCTGCGCTAACGTATTAGATTATCCAGTGGCAACTTTCTATGATTATTGATTAACAATGTTTTTCCGGCGAAAGTCTATAGATTAATAGAAAGGTCAATTTTCTActcttaatgtaatttttatataacGCATGAGATCAAGGAGTTAGAATTAAAAACAGCAAATAAGAATACTCAAgtcatatatataaaaataactgctTTCGGCTCTTGTATTACTCGCTCGAGAACAACTTCGTTAGTTTTCTATCATTAAAACATGCAAGAGTGAAAAACAGggagataaataaatatcgatttTAGGGCTAGGCCCGCTAGGCCCGCATAGCATTGACTTCGCTATTATGAACGCTATAAGACTGATAAGAGCGTTGAGTGGTCCGCTCCTCTTTACCCTTTCTAGATGAGAGTGAGTc
It contains:
- the LOC133518978 gene encoding GILT-like protein 1; the encoded protein is MITCKDFLKMAFSCNRYRLIVVILLSLIMWQLFSMFPGNSGRDEKLSQSGIVELEDDKFNIHKQDKVKVRVYYEALCPDSRHFFMKHLWPVTEKLSEFLDIALIPYGKATTKEKDGKYYFDCQHGETECYANKIHACSIEAIGNMTTAVKFTECMILDNSDPDEALSRCAKEMNVDPDPISTCSSSEHGSDLLKKYGDDTQIINPYFIPTITLNGSMPKKTLPAILKNFLLEVCKRIAMPLPPPCL